The nucleotide sequence NNNNNNNNNNNNNNNNNNNNNNNNNNNNNNNNNNNNNNNNNNNNNNNNNNNNNNNNNNNNNNNNNNNNNNNNNNNNNNNNNNNNNNNNNNNNNNNNNNNNNNNNNNNNNNNNNNNNNNNNNNNNNNNNNNNNNNNNNNNNNNNNNNNNNNNNNNNNNNNNNNNNNNNNNNNNNNNNNNNNNNNNNNNNNNNNNNNNNNNNNNNNNNNNNNNNNNNNNNNNNNNNNNNNNNNNNNNNNNNNNNNNNNNNNNNNNNNNNNNNNNNNNNNNNNNNNNNNNNNNNNNNNNNNNNNNNNNNNNNNNNNNNNNNNNNNNNNNNNNNNNNNNNNNNNNNNNNNNNNNNNNNNNNNNNNNNNNNNNNNNNNNNNNNNNNNNNNNNNNNNNNNNNNNNNNNNNNNNNNNNNNNNNNNNNNNNNNNNNNNNNNNNNNNNNNNNNNNNNNNNNNNNNNNNNNNNNNNNNNNNNNNNNNNNNNNNNNNNNNNNNNNNNNNNNNNNNNNNNNNNNNNNNNNNNNNNNNNNNNNNNNNNNNNNNNNNNNNNNNNNNNNNNNNNNNNNNNNNNNNNNNNNNNNNNNNNNNNNNNNNNNNNNNNNNNNNNNNNNNNNNNNNNNNNNNNNNNNNNNNNNNNNNNNNNNNNNNNNNNNNNNNNNNNNNNNNNNNNNNNNNNNNNNNNNNNNNNNNNNNNNNNNNNNNNNNNNNNNNNNNNNNNNNNNNNNNNNNNNNNNNNNNNNNNNNNNNNNNNNNNNagtaccatatatatacatacaaggatcctataattcttcatctattaaaggaatgacaggtgcacaaatctgcacaaattataataatatctgcacaaattataataatatctaaattataactaacacaatatttgattgcctaatatcctttaatagaatatttagcctatcttaacaaaattttccaaatgtaAGGAAAGTGTTATACTCATCCCAATATTTATTAAACTCTACCATCATCCTTTCATCCATATCTTTCATCCATCTTCGtcctttaaatttttctttaaaagggTTTCGTTGTTCCAAACTTGTAAAAAGTACAAGTTGTGTAGATTAACTTAAGGCATAAACAAGTtcataatatgataaaatggTAACAAGAAAACAGAGATTTTTTTCTACTCTTCTCCATTCTTCCTCAAACAGACCATACTTATAATTCTCATTAACTAAGTGTAAACTTTCAAAACACATGTTAATATTTAAGGTTTAATTTCCTTATAATCACATTCTTACCGAACAAAACTTgtgtacttttatttatttctttctattaccaaaaacacaacaaaattcaTTGCTAATTCATATTCGCTATAACAATGATGTTTGTGTACATCAAAATATATACATCAATgggttattattatttattcaatattttagaCCATTAAAtcacaatattaaatttttattagtagTTTTTTAAAACCCAACAAATTATGGATCATGTGTtctaaaatgaattaaagagaCTCTACAAAAGGtaaattgtgatttttatttataccaTCTACTTAAATCCAACTGTTGCAtactatttttgttatttgcgtacatattaaataaatatttacttgaCAACAAAACTTAAACACATCTTGAACATCAGACACCCACACACACTCACAACCACActattaatttacaaatatagtgtatttataaaaatataaaaaagactttataaaaatatagcaaaaaaataaaccaagaaAAGATGGAGGAAAAGATCGTGTTGGAGTTAGTGAATTTGTGTAAAGCCATGAACGGGGTGATACTTGGATGGGTGAAACCTCTGCACATGTGAAACACGCAACTCAACGTAAAAAATGTTGTCATCAAAATAATTGACAAAGAATGCTCACTTGTacttgaataaaatttataaatttatttatttattcgacaaaaattataacacactaccacaacaacaaaaaaaaaataacaaattaatctACATAACGCATGAAAGGAATGCTATCATAACCCTCGTGGCTCCTTCAAGTATTGCTTTATTgactaaaattcaatttatccaactgtataaattaaaaattgaacatGGGAAGATTATCGTCCCTCGACCAGAAGTATAAATTCAATTTGTAGAAACACAGTACTGGCTTTCCGTTATATTAGGGCAAAGAGTGTTGCACATCGACCCAGTTGATACATAGCCAATTTCTTTAAACATGTTGGCAGATGTATCATCTCACCGTGCGTGCCTAGAACACTTTGTTGGGAAACCAACTCTTGTAACGTCTCCGCCTCGGGAAGTTAATCACATAATTCCCAGTTGTAATAATAGCTTGCTCTCAAGCCAAAAGAGGAGTGCACAAAAGAACTATCAGCAACAAAAAATCAAGATCAAACTTTTCCTTCGTATTTGTTGAGTTTGCGATCATGCAAAAGACTGGCCAGCGTGTTTCTGCAAGGTCCCTCTACAAAAACGAAATTGAAATTAGGTCGTTCCTTTAATTCCTTTCATAAAATCTGATTGAGTCGTAATTACTTACCTCCAAAAACAGTATGAAGATATTGAAGATCATCAACTGAGCAAGCGTCTATTAAAGCGTAAACACCCGGTCGTAGAGCTTCATCTACTTCTCTGCAATTAACTAtgcaataattaatatttgtaatggTTGTGGTCATCTACTACATCACTCTATTATTAACACTTTCTAGTTGTTATTAAGTTCAAAGATATGCATTAGCAAGACAGACTTTATATAGATGAATTGTTCTAGGCATTTAGAAGCATTTTCAGATGGACAACGCTTAATAAAAAGTCAAACAGAAAAGGGGCTCTGCAGTGTGATGGAAATGTAATAGTCCTCAACTGGTAAACTTTTGACAGAATGAAATAACTGAATAGTGAGACGTAAATAAACCTTCTGATGCCACTTCTCTTGGGACCATATCCTGAATAAACCCATATGTAATTGGATAAAAACAGAGAACATTGACGACTAAAGATATCTTTTTTCTGTTCTATCTGCATCATGAATACCAAAACAAACGGGTGTAAGCAAAAGGAgattaatttgttaaattaagGCCATAATTCATTCAAATATGCATGTCACAAACCTCTTCATAAATTCTTCTCATAAAACAGGCACATTTTAATTCCTCATCTGAAGAAAAGCAACCCTTATTCATTTTTGATTCATCATCAGATACTGCCTCCAAGCAATTAAGAAGAACAGCAACCGAAGCTTCAAGATGGGCAACACGCTGTCTGCACTCACTGGAATGATTGTACCAAATGCACAAAATGTGGTTAACGATAAGGCAAAGGAATATCTAATTGTCAGTATATTACAATAGCAGATTGCAGATAGATGCTAtcaaaatacatcaaatataTATTCCATAGCAAATGCATCATTTCAAGCCGTTCAATAATGAGAAGCTGTACTTTGTTGAGTGATttacaagataaaataaaacaaacctTGGACGATGCATAATAATGGTACACAATAGTTGACAAGACACAATGAAGAGGCTAACTAAGAACTGGTGATCAACGTGACCCACTCTCTTTACTGGATCacaaatatgattttttgaAATCATCAATGGTTCTGATGGACCAGGCGCTTTAGTAACTCTAAACTGACAAACATTCTGAAAGAGTACGGCAGGGATATGTAATATTTGACCCACATCCATTGGGAATTGAGCCTGTTTTCTAGAAACTGTAACCAGTACTTCAACACCCATGAGAATGGCTGACCCAGGATCAGGAGTACTGACAACTGTTCCAGATGCCaagttatcataaaaaataagcaGGGTCTGTAAATGCACAATAATGTTGAAAACAGCAGATACTAAACTCTGACTGTGTCTTTTAATCATCTTCAAGCCTTTCCGaccttcaaaaagaaaaagttgtcattaaataatgataatatgaaTGTATTGTTATTCAGCATTTTGCATTGATTCCATCCAACATGCGATAGTCTTTGTTTGATAACAAGGTACTCGTCAATTTAGGTTTGCTTTAAGGATTAAAGAAATGAGGTCAGGACAATGTTTTTAAGTAACAGGCAATGTTACGATTCCCAAAAAAGTAATGTCAAAGACAACATAATATATCAGTGAGCGTATTAACCATTATCTAACAATGACTTTCATAAGGAAAAGCATGCAGATTTGTTTTCtgaataaaactaataaaattttagttaatatcaactgaaatttacaaaatttctgAAGTGAATCAGAATATAGTATTCATGTAATGACTTTAAGTACAACTAAAAGGATACAAAATAAGGGATGTAATTTGcagaatttaattaaatgattaaaagaaatgTTAGTTCAAAATAGCCATGTTCTTATTTACCTGAAACAAATTCAAGAATCATTCTGAAGCAATCAATGCCACCTGCCACAACTGACAAAATTTCCTCCCCGTCTTTACTTGTTTTTACATCATAAATCAGAGTACATCCTTCTAGAATACCTACTAGAGATCTCTCAATAACCTGTATAGTAGACAAAAGATGCAGCTCAGATGACTTCTCTATATATGCTTTGAATGACTTCCGCAGCCTGGTTCTAAATTCATCCAAGGCAAAGCAGTGCAATTCAGTAGAAGAATAAGCTTCAACTGATCCACAATGAAGTGGCTTTGCACTTGACTGTCTTTCATGAAAGGTTAGTGTTCGCCCTTTTCCTTGCAACAAAATGGACTTGCCAATTGCCCTCATGTGAATCTGAATCAATTCTGTGTGGACTTTTCTAGAGCATGTAGGATCGGTGAAAGGAAAATAACCTACCAATTCTCTCAAATAGCTGCAAGCGCCATCAAGCAACAGCAAAGCAGATTGTTGTGGGACCACAACCATCTCTGAAAATTCTAGTAATAGGAGTTGTGAAATTTCAATGAAAGTAGATACAAGACTAGAAGGTAAGAGACGATCATTTCTGTGCAAATTTAACCGCAAAAGAGATGAGAAAGCAATTAGCAGTTGTCTCAGCAATAAAGCTATTTCAGGGTGATCAGCTTTTACCAAACTTCGCAAAATATGCTTATTTAGACCCTGTGGCTCAGAGTAATCCACCTTGGCCAAAACCCTCGCAACAGAGTTTTCACCTTTGGGATTAAAAGCCCTTCCTAGATCACTGACACCCTTGGAGACATTATCAACTGATAAAGTAAAGCAAGTTGCAGCAGCTTTACATTCATTTTGTGGACCAGCTGAGGTATTAGCCTTAGAAACAGCAACTTTAGGTGCCAAATTGGTAAGTGACAAAGACACCTGCATCACTGGATCTTCAGAATGCTGTGTACTGTGTGAACTTTTGGAAAGTTGCTTACTCTCAACAAGAAATTTGTTCACAAAAACATCAGAAAGCTCCATGAGAAAAGATACACAACTATTTAGTTCAGAGGCATGCTCACTTTTCAACatcaataattgtttttcatcaaTATCTTTAGCATCTGTTTGGCCAGTGGAGGATGTGAGGCCCCACAACACTCTACTAAAGCAACAAACTGTAGACGACAATCTAATGATGTTTTCAATGGCAAGACCAAATCCCACACTGACATTATGAGGGGAATTGTTAATAGAAACAAGCAAACTGTGTTTATGCTCTTTCAAATTCTCAGCCATAAAGGTTAAACATTTCAATGCCTCAAGCTTGGGGGAGTTCTGAGAAGATGCAATCAAATTATTCTCTTCATGGCAAATCATATGATTAGAGATCTCTTCACATGACACTTCAGCTTCTTTATTAATGGAAAAAGCATGAAGACTTTGATATTTACCTATGCTGAACAAGACATGTGATGTGTAATCCAACAAGGAAAACATCATAgatttacataaaataatatcttttgcAGAGAATGCCTCTGTAATCCCCACAACCACAGATAATGACTTTGTAATCCATAAAACAGGGAATGAACTTTCAGAAACAATTGTGTTTGGTAATGATTGAATATTCTCTGCCTTCTCGTAAAATCCAATTAATATATACCATAATGCCTTCCGACACGAGACAAATAATCTTAAGTACTCACAATAATAATCCTGGTGTGCTGTACACTGAAAATACAGAAGAGCACTGACAAGAAGCCTGCAAAATTTAAGTACACAGAACTGAGAAGGAATCATTGTGTCTAAAGCCTTTTTATCACAGGTAAAGGATTTCTTTCTCTGCAGTAAGGGTAAAGGAATGTaagataaacaaattttaaattttctgtgCAAGGAGAGATGGTTTTGTCTTTTAATCCAATTACTTTCTTGCTTCTAAACATATAAGACAAATATAGAGTtgtgaaaatataaatagaaaaacaatgTTAGTTAGTTGGCTGTTAGATAGGCTTGGTAGTAGCTgaagtaaaattaattacagTGATAAATCTATTAGAATAAAAGCAACTACTTGAGATtaaaaacagagaaatataCTTTTAGAGGGCTATTTGGACCTTTCTCATGTTCtactatttatattgataaagagTTGATACAATAGGAAGATGGAAGGTCAAGGAACTATCCTAGACCGCTTGGTACAGTAAGTAGAAATAACCCAACACACTGCTCCCTACTTTAGTCCTTCTTTCTGACTACACTGACATAAGTAGACTTAATAATTATTCCAACACAACTCATCAAAGAGAAAGGACTCTCTCCGACCTGCACATCAAAGCATAGGATTGTATTTGAAATTAGGACAGGAAGGAAAGTAGAATTAGTTAAGAATTAGGACGGGAaggaaagtaaaattaattaggAATAACTATAGTAGTTAGCCAATTAGCTAGTAATTGAGGgttatttagataaataaataggAGGATGTAAGGGGAAACACACATTATGAATTGTTAGCATTTGGGAATTGAACAAGTACTTAGTTATTCGAAGGGAAACACCATTCCAAGATAACTTTTTCCTGGTTATGTTCATTCTCAATCAAGAAATAAAATCATCCATTTAGTTTCTTTGTCTTAAATTCCAGGTTCCTATTAAAGTAGAAATAGATAATGTTAACGGCCTCAATGTGTCTGCTATTAAGACTTTTGAGCTCTTTAGCACTCTGTTTGCTTTTAGTTTTTGTCTTTTCATGGAATGCCCTACCTCAACATTAGTTAAAAATTTTCACCTTTGTAGCACACACAAGTTCTTTTTTCTATCTGAACAAAATACCATAAGGTATCCAACAGAGAGATGAGTGTACCTTTCAAGGTTGAAAATACAAGTCATGAGATATGAAAATGATCTTGCATTTATATCTTGCATCCAACATAAGAGATCAAGTAAATGGTGGCATTCTCGAAAAACTTTGTCTGTTACAGGGAAAGTCTTTTCTTTTCTGCTCATATCCGCAGGAAGTTTGCTGTCTGAATGAGTGTTTGAACTTTCCACAGCAGCAGAACAATCAACCCGAATCTCTTTATTCTCATCAATAAGCACTGTTGACTTATCAAGGGCGCTTAAAAACTCAACCCAATTAGGCAATGACCGAAGATTCACATCAGTACACGGAACATTACTAAATAATGGCAGTGCAGATTTCTCTAAAGCATGGCAGAATATTGAGGCCAGATTCCTGTGGAcaaactgaaacaaaaatatgaaatgaagaCATATAAGTGTaactttatctttctaaaaatatCACACCGGAGCATTGAACAAGAAACAAATTCAAGATGTCTATAGAAAGCTAAACCAAATACTGGAAAGATTAAATATGGGTGTTTGTGTGTGAAGGGTAAAAGGAACTGTTTATAACAAAAGGAGGATCTtactttttgtttataaaaaagtgAATCATTTAAAAGTTTTGATGATATTTGTGACAAAGTGACCCTCTTGAGCAGCTTAAATTTGTCGAGTTCTTGCACACCTGACTCTTGAAAACTACTTGTTACACTTTGAAGGTAAGTATGGAATAAATGTGAGAAAAACTTTTTCATTTGCTTCTTTGAAGCATGGTTGCTCCAAACATCAACACTTTTGCAAAGATTAGACCAAATGAGTGTTTGCAATGACTTTCTGTCAGCAAAATAAACTCCTAGATCACATTCGTTGCTTTGAGTACCCACAGAAACTACATCTCCACAAGTTACATATTCAGAAACAAAGATTGGGGATTGAAACACGCATGATAAATTTTCCATAACAAAATTAGTAAGTCCAGCCGCTTCTTCCTTCAGTGTGTTGATTTGGGATCTATAAGGCTTCTGCAAATAATGCTTCTTTTGCATATACTTGAACAATAAAATCTGTTTATTCACGTCAACAAGCCTTCGAAGAGCCATAGATTGAAAGATATAGATCAAAGGGGAAGAATCATCTGAGCCATGTTTAAGATATATGTCAGAAATAAATTTCATAACATCAAGGAGGGAACCTGAGGGTTGAACAATCCAAGAAAAAAAGCTGAAGTCTATCTCATCAATCCTGTCCATCAACTCACAAGCAGAATATGCTGTGTAATCTACCACCTCCGCAGACTTTTTTGGCAAATCAGGAGGCATAAGGCTTGCTTGCCTATATAAGGTTTGGCAAGACACATACAACTGAAAGAAGAACACAAGAACCCATTGGCTGGACATaccaaatttctttaaaaattttctctttctaacCACTCGATCAATAGTTTGACCTGtg is from Vigna radiata var. radiata cultivar VC1973A unplaced genomic scaffold, Vradiata_ver6 scaffold_354, whole genome shotgun sequence and encodes:
- the LOC106779233 gene encoding uncharacterized protein LOC106779233 isoform X1 encodes the protein MAGSKANAKRQNQKRKQRFDAEPQTSSKRHRSDIAPKRHGPWNNLQLILCIQDKDHDLSSKVNQAFNFVRSSAENGVGACQDCNTIKLPRLISYLNDWIVTLLFPPNGKKNWGDGKTPQLEGFEAYMDIRCWEIFKLCLQESLKFHGSWSMPRNLLQTVQFVARDFLLLLEDTCISSGEVIISEERFKLYGTAIDCVSLVFLSHGGLSNKNLDLWVETAKVLLDLVLKTYNNSLDDSNVGALAQRFLWSVLLPFSKLSVHRAKKGFHNFVDKLLEPLLHLSSELHLRVNRSNPIWTSRLKDAVEEVLSHGLFHQVHISEFLSLHGSENDVTACDKKSNDSKTTIKSYTRHLFDVLNRIIARKNAMAMGSLGLLFHLYATSARKFKLDEGLKTTEKIGDSRQPVPEKHSNSNNISADIQKSLFNFFVLIMEPLLLKINAYVEVEVDANTLLLDLHGLLKSIGNLLASFMREKVYLRTEDTSGGACLNFLKKIFNTLITSSTSVLHFYNYDTTNKMEIYGLPVNEILVAMGYLLQIEYEVIGEGLVNLWLLILSFSAINCNLENAIDQCSLPCTIPSLECQTIHLYSQLRQVEVAILALCKAIRLIICPEGYTEESSSRFLTFLSNEVHSEAVERLLSSQNFIHAIYKAVESIPEGQVCGCIRQIRDDISESLMWMKDFCPLVDGKKLQFFNLQVELFGRGLSRLYCLVLGSVTVTDSNRNLFGVSIKELMELMRPYLSILVGQQPDTICKFFSFVTGQTIDRVVRKRKFLKKFGMSSQWVLVFFFQLYVSCQTLYRQASLMPPDLPKKSAEVVDYTAYSACELMDRIDEIDFSFFSWIVQPSGSLLDVMKFISDIYLKHGSDDSSPLIYIFQSMALRRLVDVNKQILLFKYMQKKHYLQKPYRSQINTLKEEAAGLTNFVMENLSCVFQSPIFVSEYVTCGDVVSVGTQSNECDLGVYFADRKSLQTLIWSNLCKSVDVWSNHASKKQMKKFFSHLFHTYLQSVTSSFQESGVQELDKFKLLKRVTLSQISSKLLNDSLFYKQKFVHRNLASIFCHALEKSALPLFSNVPCTDVNLRSLPNWVEFLSALDKSTVLIDENKEIRVDCSAAVESSNTHSDSKLPADMSRKEKTFPVTDKVFRECHHLLDLLCWMQDINARSFSYLMTCIFNLERLLVSALLYFQCTAHQDYYCEYLRLFVSCRKALWYILIGFYEKAENIQSLPNTIVSESSFPVLWITKSLSVVVGITEAFSAKDIILCKSMMFSLLDYTSHVLFSIGKYQSLHAFSINKEAEVSCEEISNHMICHEENNLIASSQNSPKLEALKCLTFMAENLKEHKHSLLVSINNSPHNVSVGFGLAIENIIRLSSTVCCFSRVLWGLTSSTGQTDAKDIDEKQLLMLKSEHASELNSCVSFLMELSDVFVNKFLVESKQLSKSSHSTQHSEDPVMQVSLSLTNLAPKVAVSKANTSAGPQNECKAAATCFTLSVDNVSKGVSDLGRAFNPKGENSVARVLAKVDYSEPQGLNKHILRSLVKADHPEIALLLRQLLIAFSSLLRLNLHRNDRLLPSSLVSTFIEISQLLLLEFSEMVVVPQQSALLLLDGACSYLRELVGYFPFTDPTCSRKVHTELIQIHMRAIGKSILLQGKGRTLTFHERQSSAKPLHCGSVEAYSSTELHCFALDEFRTRLRKSFKAYIEKSSELHLLSTIQVIERSLVGILEGCTLIYDVKTSKDGEEILSVVAGGIDCFRMILEFVSGRKGLKMIKRHSQSLVSAVFNIIVHLQTLLIFYDNLASGTVVSTPDPGSAILMGVEVLVTVSRKQAQFPMDVGQILHIPAVLFQNVCQFRVTKAPGPSEPLMISKNHICDPVKRVGHVDHQFLVSLFIVSCQLLCTIIMHRPSECRQRVAHLEASVAVLLNCLEAVSDDESKMNKGCFSSDEELKCACFMRRIYEEIEQKKDIFSRQCSLFLSNYIWVYSGYGPKRSGIRREVDEALRPGVYALIDACSVDDLQYLHTVFGEGPCRNTLASLLHDRKLNKYEGKV
- the LOC106779233 gene encoding uncharacterized protein LOC106779233 isoform X2; this translates as MDIRCWEIFKLCLQESLKFHGSWSMPRNLLQTVQFVARDFLLLLEDTCISSGEVIISEERFKLYGTAIDCVSLVFLSHGGLSNKNLDLWVETAKVLLDLVLKTYNNSLDDSNVGALAQRFLWSVLLPFSKLSVHRAKKGFHNFVDKLLEPLLHLSSELHLRVNRSNPIWTSRLKDAVEEVLSHGLFHQVHISEFLSLHGSENDVTACDKKSNDSKTTIKSYTRHLFDVLNRIIARKNAMAMGSLGLLFHLYATSARKFKLDEGLKTTEKIGDSRQPVPEKHSNSNNISADIQKSLFNFFVLIMEPLLLKINAYVEVEVDANTLLLDLHGLLKSIGNLLASFMREKVYLRTEDTSGGACLNFLKKIFNTLITSSTSVLHFYNYDTTNKMEIYGLPVNEILVAMGYLLQIEYEVIGEGLVNLWLLILSFSAINCNLENAIDQCSLPCTIPSLECQTIHLYSQLRQVEVAILALCKAIRLIICPEGYTEESSSRFLTFLSNEVHSEAVERLLSSQNFIHAIYKAVESIPEGQVCGCIRQIRDDISESLMWMKDFCPLVDGKKLQFFNLQVELFGRGLSRLYCLVLGSVTVTDSNRNLFGVSIKELMELMRPYLSILVGQQPDTICKFFSFVTGQTIDRVVRKRKFLKKFGMSSQWVLVFFFQLYVSCQTLYRQASLMPPDLPKKSAEVVDYTAYSACELMDRIDEIDFSFFSWIVQPSGSLLDVMKFISDIYLKHGSDDSSPLIYIFQSMALRRLVDVNKQILLFKYMQKKHYLQKPYRSQINTLKEEAAGLTNFVMENLSCVFQSPIFVSEYVTCGDVVSVGTQSNECDLGVYFADRKSLQTLIWSNLCKSVDVWSNHASKKQMKKFFSHLFHTYLQSVTSSFQESGVQELDKFKLLKRVTLSQISSKLLNDSLFYKQKFVHRNLASIFCHALEKSALPLFSNVPCTDVNLRSLPNWVEFLSALDKSTVLIDENKEIRVDCSAAVESSNTHSDSKLPADMSRKEKTFPVTDKVFRECHHLLDLLCWMQDINARSFSYLMTCIFNLERLLVSALLYFQCTAHQDYYCEYLRLFVSCRKALWYILIGFYEKAENIQSLPNTIVSESSFPVLWITKSLSVVVGITEAFSAKDIILCKSMMFSLLDYTSHVLFSIGKYQSLHAFSINKEAEVSCEEISNHMICHEENNLIASSQNSPKLEALKCLTFMAENLKEHKHSLLVSINNSPHNVSVGFGLAIENIIRLSSTVCCFSRVLWGLTSSTGQTDAKDIDEKQLLMLKSEHASELNSCVSFLMELSDVFVNKFLVESKQLSKSSHSTQHSEDPVMQVSLSLTNLAPKVAVSKANTSAGPQNECKAAATCFTLSVDNVSKGVSDLGRAFNPKGENSVARVLAKVDYSEPQGLNKHILRSLVKADHPEIALLLRQLLIAFSSLLRLNLHRNDRLLPSSLVSTFIEISQLLLLEFSEMVVVPQQSALLLLDGACSYLRELVGYFPFTDPTCSRKVHTELIQIHMRAIGKSILLQGKGRTLTFHERQSSAKPLHCGSVEAYSSTELHCFALDEFRTRLRKSFKAYIEKSSELHLLSTIQVIERSLVGILEGCTLIYDVKTSKDGEEILSVVAGGIDCFRMILEFVSGRKGLKMIKRHSQSLVSAVFNIIVHLQTLLIFYDNLASGTVVSTPDPGSAILMGVEVLVTVSRKQAQFPMDVGQILHIPAVLFQNVCQFRVTKAPGPSEPLMISKNHICDPVKRVGHVDHQFLVSLFIVSCQLLCTIIMHRPSECRQRVAHLEASVAVLLNCLEAVSDDESKMNKGCFSSDEELKCACFMRRIYEEIEQKKDIFSRQCSLFLSNYIWVYSGYGPKRSGIRREVDEALRPGVYALIDACSVDDLQYLHTVFGEGPCRNTLASLLHDRKLNKYEGKV